The following are encoded together in the Spirochaetaceae bacterium genome:
- a CDS encoding purine-nucleoside phosphorylase, with protein sequence MTAHNQAKLGDIAPSVLLPGDPLRAKFIAENFLTDATCYNTVRNMLGYTGYYKGQKISVQGTGMGIPSASIYINELLAGYG encoded by the coding sequence ATGACAGCTCATAATCAAGCTAAACTGGGCGATATAGCCCCAAGTGTTTTATTGCCCGGCGACCCTTTGCGCGCTAAATTTATTGCCGAAAATTTTTTAACCGATGCTACTTGTTATAACACCGTACGTAATATGTTAGGGTACACCGGTTATTATAAAGGGCAAAAAATATCGGTGCAGGGTACCGGTATGGGGATACCATCGGCCTCTATTTATATTAACGAACTATTGGCCGGTTATGG
- a CDS encoding signal peptidase II — protein MNVNAKRALPFILTAIIIIIDQLTKAFIVANIPLGWPLTIYFSAFDGFFQIIHVRNPGVIFSIGANLPDGVRTFAFSIIPLIVLVILITTIILTPAQFNQVKAKLRLKPSNEESFTPLQRWALAIIIGGGIGNIIDRIFRPDGVVDFIDIRFFGLSGLENIPLLRILSWQRFPTFNIADSAVTIGVVILLISFIQDFKKDKNKE, from the coding sequence ATGAATGTTAATGCTAAACGTGCGCTTCCTTTTATTTTAACGGCTATAATTATTATTATAGACCAGCTAACTAAAGCCTTTATTGTGGCTAATATTCCGCTGGGGTGGCCGCTTACCATTTATTTTAGCGCCTTTGATGGTTTTTTTCAAATTATCCACGTGCGTAATCCCGGCGTTATTTTTTCGATAGGCGCCAACTTACCCGATGGTGTAAGAACCTTTGCTTTTAGTATTATTCCTTTAATTGTTTTGGTAATTTTAATTACTACCATTATTTTAACACCTGCTCAATTTAACCAAGTAAAAGCTAAGCTGCGGCTAAAACCCAGTAACGAAGAAAGTTTTACCCCTTTGCAACGCTGGGCTTTAGCTATTATTATTGGCGGCGGGATTGGTAATATCATCGACCGTATTTTTAGGCCGGACGGCGTGGTAGATTTTATCGATATTCGTTTTTTTGGTTTATCGGGTTTAGAAAATATCCCTCTTTTAAGAATATTAAGCTGGCAGCGTTTTCCTACCTTTAATATCGCCGATAGCGCCGTTACTATTGGTGTAGTTATTTTGCTGATTAGCTTTATACAAGATTTTAAAAAAGATAAGAATAAGGAATAG
- a CDS encoding Nif3-like dinuclear metal center hexameric protein: MKLQQLDKELKTLFEAEKFSYDPSLNGIQLGDTKANITKVAFALDVSAAAINLAVKQQANLLFVHHGLFWGEPSKAISGSYYNNIKKLIENNIALYAMHLPLDAHPIFGNNMTVANRAGLSDIEVIDGIGFGGKLEKPANVLELAAKVYGSEGVTIWPFKEEVTKIAVIVGGATTIFQKVYGLGYEAIITGEVKHSLYHFCAENNFSVMAGGHYQSEMPGLIAFKNYFTNHFNLETTLIDLPTGC; the protein is encoded by the coding sequence ATGAAGTTACAGCAGCTTGATAAAGAGTTAAAAACCCTCTTTGAGGCAGAAAAATTTAGTTACGACCCAAGCCTAAACGGTATCCAGCTGGGGGATACAAAGGCCAACATCACCAAAGTAGCCTTTGCCTTAGATGTTAGTGCGGCTGCCATCAATTTAGCTGTTAAGCAGCAAGCTAATTTACTTTTTGTGCATCATGGTTTATTTTGGGGCGAGCCGAGTAAAGCTATTAGCGGCAGTTACTACAATAATATTAAAAAACTGATTGAAAATAATATAGCTTTATACGCTATGCACTTACCGCTAGATGCTCACCCTATTTTTGGTAATAATATGACGGTGGCCAACCGGGCCGGGTTAAGCGATATAGAGGTAATAGACGGGATTGGTTTTGGCGGTAAGCTAGAAAAACCGGCCAATGTGCTGGAGTTAGCCGCTAAAGTTTACGGCAGCGAAGGGGTAACTATTTGGCCTTTTAAAGAAGAGGTAACTAAGATAGCCGTTATTGTCGGCGGAGCTACTACTATCTTTCAAAAGGTTTACGGGCTGGGTTACGAGGCCATTATTACCGGTGAGGTTAAACACAGCCTTTATCACTTTTGTGCCGAAAATAATTTTAGTGTAATGGCCGGCGGCCATTACCAAAGCGAAATGCCCGGTCTTATCGCTTTTAAAAATTATTTTACGAACCATTTTAACTTAGAAACAACTTTAATAGATTTACCAACGGGGTGTTAA
- a CDS encoding MBL fold metallo-hydrolase, protein MSKLTLKFLGTGTSDGIPVIGCSCPVCLSANPKDKRLRTGLYLTSGETSLLLDASPDLREQALKHHITHFDAVLLSHNHCDHSSGLNEMRRFNQLMQGKTIPLYANQATIEELKITYDYFFNPKQPGGGIPAMTFNVITGSIRINELTITPIPVKHGGLDILGYLITNGNSRLAFITDASYISTESFALLSNIDTLVLNALRYRPHNTHFNIEEAIVIAQKIKANKSYFIHFTHDVEYAKLSNELPPGLYAAYDGLTIEI, encoded by the coding sequence ATGAGTAAGCTAACTCTTAAATTTTTAGGCACCGGCACCAGCGATGGTATACCGGTTATTGGTTGCAGCTGCCCGGTTTGTTTATCGGCTAATCCTAAAGATAAACGGCTGCGTACCGGCCTTTATTTAACAAGCGGCGAAACCAGCTTACTGTTAGATGCCTCACCCGATTTACGCGAGCAAGCCCTAAAACACCACATAACTCACTTTGATGCCGTGCTGTTAAGCCATAACCACTGCGACCACAGCAGTGGCCTTAACGAAATGCGCCGCTTTAACCAGCTAATGCAGGGCAAAACTATCCCTTTATATGCTAACCAAGCTACCATCGAAGAATTAAAAATAACTTATGATTATTTTTTTAATCCCAAGCAACCCGGCGGCGGTATTCCGGCGATGACTTTTAACGTGATAACCGGCTCTATCCGCATTAACGAGCTTACCATAACGCCTATTCCGGTTAAGCATGGCGGGCTGGATATTTTGGGTTATCTTATCACTAACGGGAACAGCCGGCTGGCTTTTATTACCGATGCCAGCTATATTAGCACAGAAAGTTTTGCTTTGCTTAGTAATATTGATACTTTGGTGCTTAACGCTTTGCGTTACCGCCCGCATAACACCCACTTTAACATTGAAGAAGCCATAGTGATAGCCCAAAAAATTAAAGCTAATAAAAGTTATTTTATCCACTTTACCCACGATGTAGAATATGCTAAACTAAGTAACGAGTTACCGCCGGGCCTTTACGCCGCCTACGATGGCCTAACTATAGAAATTTAA
- a CDS encoding MinD/ParA family protein gives MADQAEELRAMMKSLTPEHNDKKLRIITIASGKGGVGKTNVSVNLALAYARLGKKVIVMDADLGLANINVIMGVIPKYNLYHVVRKQKTMREVIIETNYGIQIVPGASGFSKIANLDEDERQNFVTQLQELAYADILIVDTSAGVSGNVLSFVEAADDVLIVTTPEPTAITDAYGLIKIISTEIESQDFNLKLIINRAQSVTEAKKVQQRVIAIASQFLNLKLDYLGFIYDDPVVSQSVRKQVPFLVAEPKSRPSECVMHIVSKLEKIDYRSEGSGMAKLVRKFLNPRHSYE, from the coding sequence ATGGCAGATCAGGCTGAAGAGCTACGGGCAATGATGAAATCGCTCACCCCCGAGCATAACGATAAAAAATTACGTATTATAACCATTGCCTCCGGTAAGGGTGGAGTAGGTAAAACCAATGTGTCGGTTAATTTGGCTTTAGCTTACGCTAGACTGGGCAAAAAAGTTATTGTCATGGATGCCGATTTAGGCCTTGCCAATATTAATGTTATTATGGGGGTTATCCCTAAATATAACCTTTATCACGTGGTGCGTAAGCAAAAAACTATGCGTGAGGTAATTATAGAAACTAATTACGGTATTCAGATAGTACCGGGAGCTTCGGGTTTTTCTAAAATTGCCAATCTTGATGAAGATGAACGGCAAAACTTTGTTACCCAGCTGCAAGAACTGGCTTATGCCGATATTTTAATTGTGGATACTTCCGCCGGCGTATCGGGTAACGTGCTTAGTTTTGTCGAGGCCGCCGATGATGTGTTAATTGTTACCACCCCCGAGCCTACCGCTATTACCGATGCTTACGGGTTAATTAAAATTATCAGTACCGAGATTGAAAGCCAAGATTTTAACTTAAAACTTATTATTAACCGTGCCCAAAGTGTAACGGAGGCTAAAAAAGTACAGCAGCGTGTGATTGCTATTGCCAGCCAATTTTTAAATTTAAAGCTAGATTATTTAGGTTTTATCTATGATGACCCTGTCGTTAGCCAATCGGTGCGTAAGCAAGTGCCTTTTTTAGTAGCCGAACCTAAAAGCCGGCCCAGCGAATGTGTTATGCATATTGTGAGCAAGTTAGAAAAAATTGATTACCGCAGCGAAGGCAGCGGTATGGCTAAGTTAGTCCGTAAATTTTTAAACCCGCGCCATAGTTATGAGTAA